The Carcharodon carcharias isolate sCarCar2 chromosome 15, sCarCar2.pri, whole genome shotgun sequence genome includes a window with the following:
- the LOC121287873 gene encoding basic proline-rich protein-like, whose translation PTPPNPAPPRPTPPNPAPPRPTPPNPAPPSPAPVNPAPPSPAPPNPAPPRPTPPNSAPPSPAPVNPAPPSPAPVNPAPPSPAPVNPAPPSPAPVDPAPPSPAPPNPAPPSPAPVDPAPPSPAPVDPAPPSPAPPNPAPPSPAPPNPAPPRPTPPNPAPPRPTPPNSAPPSPAPTPPNPAPPRPTPPNPAPPSPAPVNPAPPSPAPPNPAPPRPTPPNSAPPSPAPVNPAPPSPAPVNPAPPSPAPVNPAPPSPAPVDPAPPSPAPPNPAPPSPAPVDPAPPSPAPVDPAPPSPAPPNPAPPSPAPPNPAPPRPTPPNPAPPRPTPPNSAPPSPAPLNPAPPNPAPPSPAPPNTAPPSPAPVNPAPPSPAPVNPAPPSPAPVNPAPPSPAPVNPAPPSPAPVNPAPPSPAPVNPTPPSPAPVDPAPPSPAPVDPAPPSPAPVDPAPPSPAPVDPAPPSPAPPNPAPPSPAPPNPAPPRPTPPNPAPPRPTPPNSATPSPAPLNPAPPSPAPVDPAAPSPAPVDPAAPSPAPVNPAPPRPTPPNPAPPRPTPPNSAPPSPAPVNPTPPSPAPVDPAPPSPAPVDPAPPSPAPPNPAPPSPAPVDPAPPNPAPPSPAPVNPAPPSPAPVDPAPPSPAPVDPAPPSPAPVDPAPPSPAPVNPAPPSPAPVDPAPPSPAPVDPAPPRPTPPNPAPPRPTPPNPAPPRPTPPNPAPPSPAPVNPAPPSPAPPNPAPPRPTPPNSAAPSPAPVNPATPSPAPVNPAPPSPAPPNSAPPSPAPVNPA comes from the exons cccacacctccaaaccctgcaccacccagacccacacctccaaaccctgcaccacccagacccacacctccAAACCCTGCACCACCCAGTCCTGCACCTGTAAatcctgcaccacccagccctgcacctccAAACCCGGcaccacccagacccacacctccAAACTctgcaccacccagccctgcacctgtaaatcctgcaccacccagccctgcacctgtaaatcctgcaccacccagccctgcacctgtaaatcctgcaccacccagccctgcacctgtagatcctgcaccacccagccctgcacctccaaaccctgcaccacccagccctgcacctgtagatcctgcaccacccagccctgcacctgtagatcctgcaccacccagccctgcacctccaaatcctgcaccacccagccctgcacctccaaatcctgcaccacccagacccacacctccaaaccctgcaccacccagacccacacctccAAACTctgcaccacccagccctgcac ccacacctccaaaccctgcaccacccagacccacacctccAAACCCTGCACCACCCAGTCCTGCACCTGTAAatcctgcaccacccagccctgcacctccAAACCCGGcaccacccagacccacacctccAAACTctgcaccacccagccctgcacctgtaaatcctgcaccacccagccctgcacctgtaaatcctgcaccacccagccctgcacctgtaaatcctgcaccacccagccctgcacctgtagatcctgcaccacccagccctgcacctccaaaccctgcaccacccagccctgcacctgtagatcctgcaccacccagccctgcacctgtagatcctgcaccacccagccctgcacctccaaatcctgcaccacccagccctgcacctccaaatcctgcaccacccagacccacacctccaaaccctgcaccacccagacccacacctccAAACTctgcaccacccagccctgcacctttaaatcctgcaccaccca atcctgctccacccagccctgcacctccAAACActgcaccacccagccctgcacctgtaaatcctgcaccacccagccctgcacctgtaaatcctgcaccacccagccctgcacctgtaaatcctgcaccacccagccctgcacctgtaaatcctgcaccacccagccctgcacctgtaaatcctgcaccacccagccctgcacctgtaaatcctacaccacccagccctgcacctgtagatcctgcaccacccagccctgcacctgtagatcctgcaccacccagccctgcacctgtagatcctgcaccacccagccctgcacctgtagatcctgcaccacccagccctgcacctccaaatcctgcaccacccagccctgcacctccaaatcctgcaccacccagacccacacctccaaaccctgcaccacccagacccacacctccAAACTCTGCaacacccagccctgcacctttaaatcctgcaccacccagccctgcacctgtagatcctgcagcacccagccctgcacctgtagatcctgcagcacccagccctgcacctgtaaatcctgcaccacccagacccacacctccaaaccctgcaccacccagacccacacctccAAACTctgcaccacccagccctgcacctgtaaatcctacaccacccagccctgcacctgtagatcctgcaccacccagccctgcacctgtagatcctgcaccacccagccctgcacctccaaaccctgcaccacccagccctgcacctgtagatcctgcaccaccca atcctgcaccacccagccctgcacctgtaaatcctgcaccacccagccctgcacctgtagatcctgcaccacccagtcctgcacctgtagatcctgcaccacccagtcctgcacctgtagatcctgcaccacccagccctgcacctgtaaatcctgcaccacccagccctgcacctgtagatcctgcaccacccagccctgcacctgtagatcctgcaccacccagacccacacctccaaaccctgcaccacccagacccacacctccaaaccctgcaccacccagacccacacctccAAACCCTGCACCACCCAGTCCTGCACCTGTAAatcctgcaccacccagccctgcacctccaaaccctgcaccacccagacccacacctccAAACTCTGCagcacccagccctgcacctgtaaatcctgcaacacccagtcctgcacctgtaaatcctgcaccacccagcccAGCACCTCCAAACTctgcaccacccagccctgcacctgtaaatcctgca